TCTGTCTCCTTCTTGGAGCTGTGCGAGCCGTTCGGAGAGGAAGCTCCATGTCCTCCAGAACTCTTCGAGATAATCGCGCCCGTGTGCGTTGAGCGAGTAGACCTTTCGCGGCGGCCCTTTCTCGGACGGAACCTTCTCCACATCGACGAGGCCGCGCTGTTCGATCCGCACCAGCAGCGCGTAAATGGTGCCCTCGGCGATGTCGGAGAAGCCCTGCTCCCGCAGCCAGGCCGTGATCTCGTAGCCATAGGCGGGCCGGCGGGACAGGATCGCGAGAACGATGCCCTCGAGGGTTCCCTTGAGCATCTCCGTCACTTGCTTACTCATGGAGCACCTCCTTCTAGCTACTCGGTGTTACTGACTACTGGTAGATAGTAACGCTGACTACCAGTACATAGCAACACTTATTAGTGAAGTGCGAGTTGGGTGGGAAAGTTCGGGGATGAGCTTCAGGTTGGCGGCCTACGCCGTGTGCATCGAGAACGGGCGGGTGCTGGTCGCTCATCACGTACCGGATGAGGGGGAGCCGAATTGGACTCTTCCGGGCGGCCGGGTCGAGCATGCGGAGGATCCGTTCGACGCGGTGCTCCGGGAGCTCGCTGAGGAAACGGGTTGCCACGGAGTGGTCGAGCGCCTGCTCGGCGTGGATTCGCGGGTGATCCCCGCGGATGTCGCGCACGCCGGAGTCGA
This DNA window, taken from Nocardia sp. XZ_19_385, encodes the following:
- a CDS encoding PadR family transcriptional regulator; this encodes MSKQVTEMLKGTLEGIVLAILSRRPAYGYEITAWLREQGFSDIAEGTIYALLVRIEQRGLVDVEKVPSEKGPPRKVYSLNAHGRDYLEEFWRTWSFLSERLAQLQEGDR